A window of Choloepus didactylus isolate mChoDid1 chromosome 23, mChoDid1.pri, whole genome shotgun sequence contains these coding sequences:
- the LOC119519179 gene encoding GTP-binding nuclear protein Ran-like, whose translation MAAQREPQVQFKLVLVGDGGTGKTTFVKRHLTGEFEKKYVATLGVGVHPLVLHTNRGPIKFNVWDTAGQEKFGGLRGGYYIQAQCAIIMFDVTSRVTYKNVPNWHRDLVRVCENIPIVLCGNKVDIKDRKVKAKSIVFHRKKNLQYYDISAKSNYNFEKPFLWLARKLIGDPDLEFVAMPALAPPEVVMDPALAAQYEHD comes from the coding sequence ATGGCCGCCCAACGAGAACCCCAAGTTCAGTTTAAACTTGTATTGGTTGGCGATGGGGGTACTGGAAAAACTACATTTGTGAAACGTCATTTGACTGGTGAATTTGAGAAGAAGTATGTAGCCACCTTGGGCGTGGGGGTCCATCCCCTTGTGTTGCACACCAACAGAGGGCCTATTAAATTCAACGTGTGGGACACGGCTGGTCAGGAGAAATTCGGCGGCCTGAGAGGTGGCTATTACATCCAAGCCCAGTGTGCCATTATAATGTTTGATGTAACATCAAGAGTTACTTACAAGAATGTGCCTAACTGGCATAGAGATCTGGTACGAGTGTGTGAAAACATCCCCATCGTGTTGTGTGGCAACAAAGTGGATATTAAGGACAGGAAAGTTAAGGCAAAATCCATCGTCTTCCACCGAAAGAAGAATCTTCAGTACTATGACATTTCTGCCAAAAGTAACTACAACTTTGAAAAGCCCTTCCTCTGGCTCGCTAGAAAACTGATTGGAGACCCTGACCTGGAGTTCGTGGCCATGCCTGCTCTCGCCCCCCCAGAGGTGGTCATGGACCCGGCTTTGGCGGCACAGTATGAACACGACTGA